One Trichoderma atroviride chromosome 7, complete sequence DNA segment encodes these proteins:
- a CDS encoding uncharacterized protein (EggNog:ENOG41) has translation MNMNRAAAAAHAEDMHGDHVLQGGHAILKEDTDPTGQESTFSDASRGGMKQSSGLEGTKQGDLQATAGASGAFKETMRQEALRDQFDQ, from the exons ATGAACATGAAcagagctgccgccgccgcacaTGCCGAGGACATGCATGGCGACCACGTCCTCCAAGGAGGccatgccatcttgaagGAAGACACGGATCCAACGGGCCAAGAGTCGACCTTTTCCGACGCTTCCCGCGGTGGAATGAAACAATCGTCTGGCCTCGAGGGCACCAAGCAGGGCGACTTGCAAGCAACCGCTGGTGCAAGTGGTGCATTCAAAGAGACCATGAGGCAGGAAGCCTTAAG GGATCAATTTGACCAATGA